GCGCGCATAGCGCATAGTAAGCGTCTAAATGGTGGGGGGATCGAATAGGCGCTGGTGGAGGTCTGTCGGTACGGTAACTTGGCGTCGTGGTGGCCGGCGCTCTTTGCTTCCCATTGCATCACAGCATATCCCATATCCCAACtcgatctcttccttccttcttccttcctcttcatgCTCTCTCGCGGTCTCGCAAGGAATCCGCACATACAACGCAGCCTCCTCTCGCGCAACGTATCCCAACTCGCAAGCCCACTAGCTCTCCGCGCTACTGTCCTCTCCGTAAGTCGTCATCGTCGGTCATCCCGTCCGATTAGGCGCTGAGTTTCATTTTCTATTTTATCTCGTATCTGATAAGAACACCAACAAACTTTCGAACAAGaactcttctctccagtcttACAGAAGGAACCTTTGCTTCTGCCGACACGATAACAACATGTCTGACATCCCTTCTGTCCTTGGTGGTGCTGTCGCTGCCAGTGCACAGGATGACTACCGATTGCCCACGAATGTTTACCCCAACGTCAGTCTTTTATTTCATTGAGCGTGAAGCATAGCTGATAACCTCCACAGCACTATGACATTGTGATCAAGACcgaccttctttcctcccctcCCACCTTCTCCGGTGAAGCCCTTATCACCCTCGATGTCAACTCCTCTACTTCCGAACTTGTATTCCACCTCAACAAGGACCTCTCCATCACAAACATTGCCATTTCCACCTCTGACCTCAAAACTACATCTTCTTTGGTCATCCCGAAAGAAGAACTCAagcttgatgaagagaaggaaagggcgACTATTTCTCTTGACAAGTTGCCCGGCGGTGGTTTGAAAGAAGGTACCAAGGATGTCAAGGTGTTCTTCAAGTTCGAGTCCGAGCTGCATGCCTCAATGTTCGGTTACTACAGGAGCGAAGGTGATGCAGACGAGAATGGCAAGAAGCCCATGTATGTGTCTACGAGCCTGGATGTCAAGTGCTTAAAGGGCTAATCAACGTTTGTTAGTTACGGTTTGACTCAATTCGAGGCCACTGCTGCCCGAAAGGCCTTCCCATGCTGGGACGAACCCATGATCAAATCCAagttctccatctccatgaTCTCCCGCAACGGTAACACCAACCTCTCCAACATGCCCGAAATCTCCTCCAAACCTTGGAAGGCTCCTTCCAACGCGTCCATTGAACAGGTCTTCTCCAGCTCATACGAGCTCGGTTCCCTCCTTGGTGGCTCCAGTTCATTTGCCAAGACTGAGGGCAAGATTGAGGGCAAGACCGAAGGCAAGATTGAAGGCAAAACCGAGGGCAAGACAGAGTCTTCTATTGGGTCTGATGATTGGCATATCAGCAAGTTTGAGACTTCGCCTCTCATGAGTACTTACCTCGTTGCCTACGCATCTGGAGAATTTGTCTCACTCGAAAGCGAGCACAAGAGCAAGCTTACCGGCAAAACTGTGCCTCTCAAGATCTTTGCCACCAAGGACCAGATCAAGCAGGCTCAGTTTGCTCTTGACATCAAGAAGTGGGCCTTGCCCATCTACGAGGAGATCTTCGACATCCCATATGCCCTTCCCAAGCTCGACACCCTTGTCGCCCACGATTTCGATGCTGGAGCGATGGAGAACTGGGGTCTTATCACCGGTCGAACCACTGCCTATCTCTACGACCCCGAAAAGTCTCCCCTCTCGGCCAAGAAGCGTGTCGCCGTTGTTCAGTGCCATGAACTTGCTCACATGTGGTTCGGTGATATTGTCACTATGAAGTGGTGGGACAACCTTTGGTTGAACGAGGCTTTCGCTACTCTTATGGGTGAGCTCATCATTCTTGAGCGTGTTTGGCCCGAGTGGAACCCTCGATCCCAATTCCTTAAGACACATCTCCAGGGTGCTCTCGACCTTGACGCACAGAGGTCTTCTCATCCCATCGAGGTTGATTGCCCCGACTCCAACCAGATTGCTCAAATCTTCGACTCCATCTCTTACTCCAAGGGTGCTTCCGTGTTGAGGATGCTTGCTGGCGTCGTTGGTGAGGAGAAATTCTTGAAGGGTGTTTCTCTCTACCTCAAGAAGCACGTCTACAACAATGCAGAGACGAAGGACTTGTGGGAAGGTATCTCTGAAGCTTCTGGTTTGGATGTTGCCAAGATCATGGCCAACTGGACGCTCAAGACTGGTTTCCCTGTCATCAAGGTTGACGAATCTGCCGACGGCAAGATCACTGTCACTCAGAACCGATTCCTTTCCACTGGTGACGTCAAGCctgaagaggacgagacTCTCTGGTATGTCCCTCTTGAGATTGCCACTCTCGACAACGGCAAAGTATCTGTCGACCACTCGGCCATTTTGCAAGACCGATCTTCTACGTTTACCGTTGCCAACCCCGACGCGTTCAAGCTCAACGCCTCCACCATCGGTGTCTTCCGCGTCGCCTACTCTCCCGAAAGGCTCACCAAGCTCGGTAAACAGGCTTCTAGCTTCACCGTCGAGGACCGAGTCGGCCTTGTCTCTGACGCTGCTACCCTCGCTCGAGCCGGCTACGCCAAGACTAGCGGTTCTCTCAGTCTCATCCACGAACTCGGTGCGGCCGAGACAGAGTTCTTACCCTGGTCCCAGATCGGCTCCGCACTCAGCAAGCTTTCTGCTGTTTGGTGGGAACAACCCGAGGAGGTGCGAAAGGCGATCAACAAGCTTAGGGTCAAGCTTTTTAAGCCTCTTGTCCAGAAGCTTGGGTTCGAGAATGCCAAGGACGATGTTCCCGACGTCAAGGAATTGCGAGAGTTGGTGGTAGCTACCGCTGCCGCGGCTGAAGACGCCGAAGTGATccaggagatgaaggaccGCTTCCAGCCCTTCCTCGAGAAGAATGACGATTCTCGTATCCCTCCAGACCTTCAGAGAAGTATCTTTATCAATGCTGTCGAGCACGGTGGAAAGGCCGAGTACGAAAAGATCCTCGAGGTGTTCAACAAGCCTTCCAATCCTAGTACCAAGGTCGATGCCATGTACGCGCTCTGTTCCCCCAGGGACGAGGAATTGTTGGATAGGACTTTTGCCAtgttggaaaagaaggtcAAGGACCAGGATCtttacatcttcttcgtaTGTTTTCTACtacctttccctttcatgTTCTACCTTGTGTAATCGACTAACTTTTaatttctttccttttttccaGTTCGGCTTTGGCGGTAACAAGTACGCCCGAAGGAAGGTTGCCAACTACTTCAAGGCCAACTATGACTCTGTacgtcttctcctccacttgCGGGCGGACATGATACAAGATGTACCAAGTGCTAATCCTGTTCTGTGCGAATCGAAAACAGCTCATTAAGCGATACCCCGACGGTAACGGCCTCAACTACCTCGTCAAGGGTTCCTTTGCCCAACTATCTAGTCGAAAGGACTTGGAAGACGTCAAGGCGTTCTTCGAAACCAAGGGTGAGTTTTTAATAAATATCCTCTGGGTTGGGAGGGGACCGAGTGCTGATGTGAATGACTGCGTTTCAAGATACCCGCAAGTTCAAGCTTGCCGTCGCTCAGACTTGCGACTCTATccaagctgctgctgactGGATTGAGAGGGACTCCAAGGACGTGGAGAATGTGAGTTTTGAATTACTTTTGTCACAATGTTGGTGAGATCGAATGCTGACCATGTGGATTACCCTTTTCGTAGTGGCTCAAGGAGAACCAGTTCCTTTAAATGCAATACATCCAGATGTGAATGGGGGGATATAGGGGCAAAGTTGGGGTTTTCTGTTATAAAAAAGGCATGGGAAGCAATACCATTTGATTATATACAAGCATGCACAATCCATTCTCAATTATCATTCCAACTTTACATGCGTTATACAACTCTATTATTCACTGTCTTACTTTGCATAACGCTTCTACAAACTGCCCGGAATAATGAGATTGTGTCTAAGGGCTACAGGTTACTTGAGCCCCTTGACGCAACGGTAAATCGCTTACTTATGACCGAAGGGGTATCACAGTTATACAAGTCTGTGTAATGTATAAGCTATACAACAGGATGAAAGTATCCACCAAAGCAAACGACGCCGTTATTCAATCATTCGCATTCGCATTAGGTTTCAGAAAGCCGTCTTTCAAGCTGCTTAtcccctccatctcctcgccctcttcaccctctccctccctaTCTTCCGAGTACAGTCCTAGCCCCAAGTCATCAAACGATACCCTCCCTTCTGCTACCCTCAACCGCTCGTATACTTTATCCACATCAAACTTtccccctttttccttttccctttcgtCTGCTGTCTCGTGAGGCGATAAAGGCGAAGTAAGCGGTGGAGTCAGGGGTGTAGGAAAAGGTGTAGACGGTACAGCGGTGGTGATGGtaggggaagagagggggaagaggttACGCAGGAATGCCAATTTCTTAGGGGGTGATTGGAGGGTAGGCCTGGGAGTCTGGTCGTGGTTAGGCTGGCTGGCTACGGTGATTTGGGTAAATGGTGCAGGCGGAGTATGTTGGGTAACTTGGGTGACTTGGGTAACGTTGATGGGCTGCGGCTGTGGCTGTAGTGGGCGAGGGCAAGATGAAGGCAGAGTAGTCGACCGTCGAGTGCGAACTTTGGGAGGTGCTTGAAGATGTAGGGGACGATCTTGATCAAAGATTTTTGTATCAGCACCATCTACCCCGCTCATCCAGTTTTCAAGGCCAACGGAGGAAACTCACTCGAATATCCCATATTCCATATTCGTCTCTCCATCACCCCTCTCCACACATCAGCATACTCTTCTCtatctcctttctccttccccttcccgcCTTGCCCCTGTGACCGCGATTGCGACTGCGACTGTGGCTGTCTTTCGAGTATATCCTTCAAGCTATCACTCGCATTCGCCGGTGAGTCCGGTCTGGAATGCGAGGGGGACggaagggagatgatggaatgGCGATACATTTCGGGCGAGTTGGGGCAGAGGTCAGGCAGGGTTGGGGAGATGGGCCGGTGGAAGCGAGGAGAGGTGGGGTGAGGGGTGAGTGTAGGGGATATAGGTCGACTTTGACTTGACCTTTGGTTTTgggtttgaagaagggaaaagggacGCGCATTGGGGCTGAGCGGTGAAGGCGCTCTAGGTGGACAAGTAGCCGTATGTCTCGGAGAGCATGGCGAACGATTTTGTTGGTGGTGCAGCTCGTAAGGAGACGTTCGAGGGTACGAGCTCGACAATGCTCTTGGGTGTTGGTATCCTGGGTACGGGCACGGTCTATATGGCCTATTATCCGCTCGAGAGGCCGGACGGGCAGGTGGCTGTCGTTGGTGTTGGTCAAGACGATGCGGATGATACCTCGGCTCGTCAGGTAGGCTCCGGAGGTCGTGGTAGCCTATTTCCCTTGCGAGCATGTCGAGGTTTGTAAGCTGCGACCAGTGATGGGTGTACATGTTGGCTTGCTTGGGCTGCGGCACGATATAGCGAACGTCGTCGCTCGAGTCAGCGGTGGGCGAGGAGTAGCGGCGTAGCATGGTGGTTGTTGGGCGAGTGCATGTCCTGAGCGATGCATATATACCACACTCTCACGGCATGCATCCGCAACGTCCTACACGCCTGGTGCACGGGTGGATTATGCGTGGTGTTTTTGGGAATTCTGGGGTGCCATCGCCGTGTAAAGGAGCGTGTGTGTGAAGAGTCCAGGCTCTCTGCTGCTCTGCTTCCTGCACCCGGCGAACTCGGCACACTCTACATCTTCCACTGCTTTGGATCCTGTTGTTTTGTTTCTTTGCCAGACATGCCGAGAAGAACAAGTAGAACAAagatcaacaacaacatcgGATCACAAATAAAGATGCCATGCGGAGCGTACCCGACGGCGTCAAATGAAATCGCTTTCAAAACAAGCATCTGGATCCATTTTCTCGGCATATCAACACTGTGCATACACATCACTCTACGACGCAAGCAGGCAAAAGCAAGTAACATTACCTATTCCAATCCCATATACCCAACCATGAAAAATCAAGATTGTACAGCAAACTCAGATTAGAACCGATCGAAATCCTCGCTCATCGATCTCAGCTCGCGGCCATTGCCTCCAATAACCTCTCTGTCCTATAGCTCTCATACAACACttctctcgtcctcgtcctcaaCACTTTTGAATAATCACCTAAAACCGCTTCTATCAACGCAATAAAATCAGAATGGGCAGGATTTAAGGCCGATGCTTCACCCCATGCGAATTTGCGTAAAAACGACGATTCGAAGCCATTACTATCAAGGGTGTTGTGATCGTCGTCACTACTGAAACCGGCCCTGGGTTCGGGAATAAAGATACCGAATGGTAGAGGGAGGGATGTACtggaaatggaaaagtGAATCGAATCTGGTGTTGGTGGTCGGTGGTCTCCTTGCGTATCGTCGTCGACGTCCAGGTCAATGTTGTCATCATCTGGatgttcatcttcctctctaATGGAATCGCGCTGTTGTACCGGTTGGTCAAATCAAATATCAGCTCTTGTCCTCTCACCTTGGGTGCATATCTCAAAAGATCTGACCTGGCGAGACTCATCATGCCCCGTTCGGAACACTCCAAACCCTTTACCTGGTGTTCGTGCAAACACAGCCGCCAAATCCCTGTTCACCGCCGCTTTGACATCTTCGAGTTCGTCGATCGTCAAGGAATCTGTATGCGACACAACAGGCAGTACATTGGCTCGTTTTTCGAGCTGGCGAATCTTTTGTGTCCGCCGCATGCATCTTTAGCTGTGACATGTaaaggagggagaaagTGATGAAACTTACTATATCAATCTCAACGTTCGAAAGTCGAGGCTCGGAACCGCCTCTGGAAGTGTATCCCCTTTCGAAATCTAGCTCCTCACCTTGATGACATTTCGGCTTATCATCAAACAATCCCAAGCATGACCAATCAACCTCTTTCGCTCCAGGTTCTTTCGAATACAATACGTCCCTTGCGTCAATCAGATAAATCACTACCAAAATCACTTTTTCATTAGCCCTTCCTCTGCCCCCTTTCCTCCCCTCCGGAGGACATCCTGCTTACCAAGGTGCACCAGACCTTCTTCCGCACCTACCCGTCTCCtcacctttctctcttccctcaacGTATACTCAAACCGCTCCTCTACTATACTCAACAATCCCTTCACACTCCTCTCACTCTCCCCCTTCTTGGCTGCTACCCAGTCTTCTCCTGGGGGGAGCTCAAGACCGGGTGTATCGATTAAacggaggagaaggcggtcagagatggtggagaggacGGTGTACGCCGTTGGTTTGGTTGTTGGTGCCGGGCGTTGCGACTGGGAGGAGATTGGGTTTTGCGTTTGCGTTTCTGTTTGTTCTTGCCCGCGTTCTTGTCCCTGTTGCGGGAGAGAGTTGATCAAAAAGTTGATAAAACTATTTCTCATGTAAGCCGACAAGC
This window of the Cryptococcus neoformans var. neoformans B-3501A chromosome 2, whole genome shotgun sequence genome carries:
- a CDS encoding hypothetical protein (Match to EST gb|CF190803.1|CF190803; HMMPfam hit to Peptidase_M1, Peptidase family M1, score: 406.3, E(): 3.6e-119), with the translated sequence MLSRGLARNPHIQRSLLSRNVSQLASPLALRATVLSNTNKLSNKNSSLQSYRRNLCFCRHDNNMSDIPSVLGGAVAASAQDDYRLPTNVYPNHYDIVIKTDLLSSPPTFSGEALITLDVNSSTSELVFHLNKDLSITNIAISTSDLKTTSSLVIPKEELKLDEEKERATISLDKLPGGGLKEGTKDVKVFFKFESELHASMFGYYRSEGDADENGKKPIYGLTQFEATAARKAFPCWDEPMIKSKFSISMISRNGNTNLSNMPEISSKPWKAPSNASIEQVFSSSYELGSLLGGSSSFAKTEGKIEGKTEGKIEGKTEGKTESSIGSDDWHISKFETSPLMSTYLVAYASGEFVSLESEHKSKLTGKTVPLKIFATKDQIKQAQFALDIKKWALPIYEEIFDIPYALPKLDTLVAHDFDAGAMENWGLITGRTTAYLYDPEKSPLSAKKRVAVVQCHELAHMWFGDIVTMKWWDNLWLNEAFATLMGELIILERVWPEWNPRSQFLKTHLQGALDLDAQRSSHPIEVDCPDSNQIAQIFDSISYSKGASVLRMLAGVVGEEKFLKGVSLYLKKHVYNNAETKDLWEGISEASGLDVAKIMANWTLKTGFPVIKVDESADGKITVTQNRFLSTGDVKPEEDETLWYVPLEIATLDNGKVSVDHSAILQDRSSTFTVANPDAFKLNASTIGVFRVAYSPERLTKLGKQASSFTVEDRVGLVSDAATLARAGYAKTSGSLSLIHELGAAETEFLPWSQIGSALSKLSAVWWEQPEEVRKAINKLRVKLFKPLVQKLGFENAKDDVPDVKELRELVVATAAAAEDAEVIQEMKDRFQPFLEKNDDSRIPPDLQRSIFINAVEHGGKAEYEKILEVFNKPSNPSTKVDAMYALCSPRDEELLDRTFAMLEKKVKDQDLYIFFFGFGGNKYARRKVANYFKANYDSLIKRYPDGNGLNYLVKGSFAQLSSRKDLEDVKAFFETKDTRKFKLAVAQTCDSIQAAADWIERDSKDVENWLKENQFL